CTGAACGAAGGCTTGAGGATCATCGCCGAGGAGGGTCTCGAAAATCGGTTCGCCCGCCATAGGAAGAACGCGTCGGCGCTTTGGGCCGGGCTGGAAGCCCTGGGCCTGGAACTGCTGGTGGAGCCCGTCTTCAGACTCCCGAGCCTCACGTCGGTGAAGATGCCCCGCGGAGTGGACGAGGCCGTTGTCAGGAGGAGGCTCATGGACGAGTATTCCATCGAGGTGGGTTCCGGCCTCGGCGACCTCAAGGGCAAGATCATAAGGGTAGGCCTCATGGGCAGCGGCTCCAACAGGAGGAACGTCGTTCTCTTTCTGGCGGCCCTGGGCGGCATCCTTTCAAAGGAAGGTTTTACCAACGACACCGGGGCGGCCCTCGAAGAGGCCCTGGCGGTCCTGGGCGAATAAAGGAAGGAAGTATGGAGATGGATTCAAAAAGCAAAACAGTCAGGGTAGCGGTGGTGCAGGCGGCCCCGGTGATCATGGACAGGCGGGGAACGCTTGAAAAGGCCCTGGACCTCATGGAGACCTGCGGCAAGGAGAACGCGAAGATCGTCGTCTTCCCCGAGGCTTTCATCCCCGCCTACCCGAGGG
This genomic window from Thermovirga sp. contains:
- a CDS encoding alanine--glyoxylate aminotransferase family protein; protein product: LNEGLRIIAEEGLENRFARHRKNASALWAGLEALGLELLVEPVFRLPSLTSVKMPRGVDEAVVRRRLMDEYSIEVGSGLGDLKGKIIRVGLMGSGSNRRNVVLFLAALGGILSKEGFTNDTGAALEEALAVLGE